In Syngnathus typhle isolate RoL2023-S1 ecotype Sweden linkage group LG14, RoL_Styp_1.0, whole genome shotgun sequence, one genomic interval encodes:
- the LOC133167509 gene encoding dynamin-like 120 kDa protein, mitochondrial: MFVAWETLQEEFACFMAEYKGKDQDDIFDKLKEAVKDEGIKRHKWNERAMDSPRASPDKPECDPTNLDFHSWSKNMASAMERAGSNLSSGLPAWIMHGLHHGFSPGRWCRR; the protein is encoded by the exons ATGTTT GTTGCTTGGGAGACGCTGCAGGAGGAATTTGCTTGCTTCATGGCTGAATACAAAGGCAAAGACCAGGATGACATTTTTGACAAGCTTAAGGAGGCCGTGAAGGACGAGGGCATCAAGAGGCACAAGTGGAACGAGAGGGCCATGGACAGCCCG AGGGCGAGCCCGGATAAGCCTGAGTGCGACCCAACAAACCTTGATTTTCACTCCTGGTCGAAGAACATGGCATCAGCTATGGAAAGAGCAGGTTCGAATCTGAGCTCTGGCCTTCCTGCGTGGATTATGCATGGACTGCaccatgggttttctccag GTCGCTGGTGCAGGAGATGA